In Myripristis murdjan chromosome 18, fMyrMur1.1, whole genome shotgun sequence, the sequence GGTATGCGTTGATCTCCCTTGTCTTGATgggtattcatttgtggagctcaaaccatcaaaagcTGGCATGTGACAtttggaaacttcaccaaatcacacagaaattgTCTGGATGGGTAGATTGCTCTAACTGGTAAACCATGACCAGCGCCTCTGCTGTAATAACTAATGAACAGATCCGTCTTTTTTCCAGCGTCACGGTTACATTTTAGGCTTGTAGCTGCCACTCTGATGGAGCAGGACGCCCGCTGAGCACCGTAACAGAAATAAACTTTTTTAATTGTCGGACTTTCTCCTTTTGAAGTTCTCTGCGCTCTTTCGGTTTCTCCAGGTGGCTACTACCTGACCAGCGTCTACGCCAGCCTGCGTCTGATCCAGAGCCTGGAGGGAGACCAGCCGCCCCCCGCCGGTCTGACCCAGGAGGCCCAGGAGGCGCTGAGGGAGTGGGGCTGCAGACGGAACCGAGAGGCCCAGAGACACAAGGAGAACCAGCAGACTCAGGTAAGAGGTTCTTTGGTTGAATTTGGTTCTACGCTGTTGAATGGCTCGTGGTGTTATGGCAATGTAGGTCTCTCATGAGGCTGATCCATAGCAAGCACAATTATATTCCAGGTTCACACAGGTCATGTAATTTTTGGAAAGTTATGGGATTTTGCAAAGTCAAGCCACTGAATATCAGGAAAATTTGTGAAACTTTATTTTCTATTCACTTCCCCTCTAGAACAGAGCTAAATGATGAATTTAAATAAGATCTCTGAATTGGAAGCGTTTTGGTTAAGGGCAAAAAatcctgtaatttttttttttttacagatcattataattcaacattttagtcacAGACAGTCATGGGAAAGTCGGGGAATTTTACATGTCACgtttgttaacttaaggtgcaGCAGTTTAGCAATTAGCATTTATTGTGGTTATGAATGTGTTAATATTCCCTCTTATAACAATTAGGTGCATGTCATGTGAATGTGATGTGATGGCAACGTGAAATGAAGTATCAAACTTTGTATTTGGAAACATATGGTTTTGCAGACATCTACTGGTTTTTCCAAAGTTTGGATGGGTATTGGAATTAGTTTGTTGTTTCCGATCACTGATGTTATTTTGGATGAGAGCACCGTATTAAAAACTGTAAGACCACGTATTGATGCATGAATAGCGACAGAACAACAGAACACAAACCACAGCTTGAGTGATACTTGGAGGGCTGGGCAATGCTGCATCTGATGCTTCTTAAAAGAAGGGTCACAACCCAAAAACGCTTACAAGGTTCTGTGACAACAACACTAACATGAACCTGATCACCTGCTGGAAAAGTTCAAGAACCTCTGCTGCAAACAATACCATAAAATATCACACGCCAAGACCAGTTTAAAGAAACACTAATGATTATTTGCAACTTCTTTTCGGATTGGAATTGATTTAGCGACTCAAACTTGAACGTCTTTCTGGTAGCTCGCAATGACTAAAATGGCACGACAACACCAACAGCAATAAAACCGCTGCGATAATCCACTCAAACAGGTCAGACAAAGCATTAATTACATTGATGGCGATGTGTGCTGTGCAGAAAAAGGTTGTCCTGTAGTTGCGAACTAGCAGCAGGTGGGTTTGGATAAGCAACGGTGACCCATATTTGATTCAGCTCTCGTCTCTGCTCCCGCTCTTGCTTCcgacgctaatcaacttgtttccagatgtTTTTTTAAGTCCCTGTGTATAATGGAGAATGCctaattttcttgaattaactgtcattttcttgatcgtagtgggctgatctgcctcattctgcctttgttcaacatatttatacttgttcacAGGACAAAATCCTGAAAAACGTGAAACCGCCTTAGGaataagtggaattatctcactggcagattttttcactagtctgaagaaaaacaagatgtaaagactgaatatgagactacatgactttttttttttttttttttacagtgtaatgtTGCTGCTGGGGAAGTTGCAGCCCTCGTGTTTTCTATTGATAGATGCTAGAAGTAATCCACAAgtcaaaagtgaaataaagaataacAGTCCTCTAGGCTTGTTAACACCACTCGATGCACTTCAGACACCACACACCTGGATTTCAGCACCTTTTGCGTGcaacatatttcatattcatttgaGAGGATTagtttttagacatttttagAGGTAATCCGGTGACCTGAGGATAGCGGCTTATGCCACACTGCCAGCCAGACTtacagtaatacacacacacacacacttccacacatacacacacacagaactgacTTTCCCTACCGTTTCCTATCATTCATTCTTCTGGCCCCAAATTGGTCTAATGGTCCACCAGATGCCATGGAAGGCATTGTCATCCACAACGTTTCTGCCTCGTCACGTGGTGCCTCTCCTGGCTTCAAATAGCCGATCTAACTCACCCGGCAGCCAGATTTTCCACTGACACAGGCGGGGATCAGTGAGCCAAGTGATATGAAGAAGTGGGCGGTCAGATAACATGAAATTTATTGAGCTGCATCTACCCAACGAAGCAGGCACACACAATATGCACACGGACAGTGAGGATCTCAGTGACTCTGTAAGTTGATGATGTTGGAGGTTTTCTTGAGTGCAGACCTGTTGATGataattggtgttttttttttttttttttttttttttttggtagataGTTGTGTAGCTGTATGTGAAGTGGGGGTGTCGattagtgtgtgtttatgtgtgtgtgtgtaggatgagttgtgtgtgtgtgtggcagtgtgtggcAATCAATGGGGTTGTCACTAGTTTCTCAAGATTGTATATTTAGTTAGTTAGCTGGAGTATGTtcagtagtgtatgtgtgtgtatgtgtgtgtgtgtgtgtgagtgagtgtatgtatgagtgtgtggttTAAAGAGGGCTGTGAAGGCGTTTGTAGGTGGATCTGACATTATATAATAGCTTTGGTACAGCGCAATTGGTGGTACTGAAAGTGTTGAAGAGCGGCAATTGTTGAGACAGCCAGTTGTGTGTATGAtcacttctgctttttttttttttttttctctcctcatgtGAAAAAGTTTTTGTATGGACTGAAGAGcaattcattgcattttttgggTCAAGCGGTTGCCATtaagcatgcaaaaaaaaaaaaaaaaaaactttggcagAGTATTTAGTCAGTGCAAACTTAATGGATTGTGATTGACGGACCTGAGCTCATGGATTAATATTGCTAATTTGCCACTGAAGCTGTAACAGGCAACAGATGTTAGAATAATTTTGCGATGGTGAAGCTGTTCATAGAAAGATGTTGATTCTGATCATAGAAAGATGTTGATTCTGATCATAGTAAGATGTTGATGTTCATAGaaagatgttgatgttgtttatagaaagatgttgatgttgtttatagaaagatgttgatgttgttcATAGAAAGATGTTGATGTTCATAGAAAGatgttgattttgtttatagaaagatgttgatgttgttcATAGaaagatgttgatgttgttcATAGaaagatgttgatgttgtttatagaaagatgttgatgttgttcATAGaaagatgttgatgttgtttatagaaagatgttgatgttgtttatAGAAAGATGTTGATGTTCATATGAAGCTCACAGTTTGTTTGCATGTCCATCTGCTTAGCAGAAGTAGAAGCGTTGCTTTAGAAATCTATACAGTTTCTTCTGTGAAAATCGTTGTGACTCATTTACTGTAGTGTGTCAGCCTTGTACAGGTCACATTCCTCCTCTTGTTCTtgctccatccctctctctctcttcctccccctcatcTGCCCTCCCTCCATAAGCCTCTCGACCTTGGCTTTGCATGGGTCCAGTTTAAATGCTCATCTttcttactgtttttctttctctctctctctcttgccctccctccctccctcctctccagagGTACGTTCGGATACTGTTCCAGGACGGGGAGCGAAGTGCGGTGCGGACGTTGCAGTGGAGAGCCGGGGAGACCAGCCAGGCCCTGGCACAGCTGTGTGCCGACACCTTCGGCGTGTCGGACCCCCAGCAATACACCCTGTACTGGCGCAGCGGCGGTGAGATGAGGGCGCTGCCGCCCCAGGCCCAGCCACAGGACCTGGCCAGCCACAGCGAGGGCGGCCCCTCGCTGTCCTACCTGAGGACCGACCACGACTTCAGCAAGATGCGGCGGCTGACCAGAGGCGGCGCTGTGGACCTGAGCGAGTCGGTGTGTGAGGAGTGagtgggagggatggaggaaggaaggaaggagggaggaggagaggagggatggtCGATGGATGGTCACTCtcacttttctccctctctcatgttctgtctctttctctccgccGGTGTCGGTTTGCTAAAAAAGCTGTGTTGTGTCTCGTCGTGGGTCAGGACATGTTGTCAAAACCTACAGCCCTTCTCAAGACTAGGAGCAGACCTCAAATGGTAAACTTTCCCCCAATGGACCAACATACAGAACAGACCAACATAGGGACCATTGCCAAAAGCTGTACTATGTACCACATAGTGGCTGGTAGTCAAAAGGAGTGTACTATTTGTGACATGGAAATGTGTAATTAATGGAGGTGGATGTTATTTGAGAACCCAGAGTTATATCCTGAAGGGATTACGTCATTAAAAACTGAGGAGGCTCAATTCCAAAGAGAAAGTCCACAAGACTGCTGTTGCCTGGACACAAAAACAGCTCCTGTATGCGCACAAGAGGGCAAAGCGACCACCTCAGTGATGTAACCCTTTCACGGTATAGTTCTGGGTAAAATCTTAACAACAGTTGGATATTTTATTCCTTCATCTTACGTGTAACAGTCTGCTTAAGCTTGGTTGGAGACGTGGTGTTGATCATTTGGGGGGATACAAAGCTTCCCCCTGGATTATTATTGCTAGTGTTTGATTGAGAAAAGATTGTTTTCTACTTGCTAAAATAGCCAAGACCAAACCTCAATACCAAAGTCAAGTAAGGAAAGAGAGTCAGAGATGTTGTTTTGAGCTGAGGAAAGCAGGGATGCCAGTAAATTAgaggagaaaatgtgacaaTCTACACGCATTCCTCGAGAGGCCATTTTGTGATAGTACAGATGAAATGTTTACTCTTAAACAAGTTACTCATGAAAGCAGGTTTACGTGTCAAAGCTTGGTGAaagctttaaaatgtttatttttaggATCACCCACGGAGacgtgttttttcttttcctttttgagAGAACGATCGGGCACTCCTCCCTACTCCGATGTCATGTTGTTATTTATGGCAGTGGAAAGGGAGAGTAGGAGGGAAGTGATAGAACAGCTTTAGCTGGGAATTGAACCCATGTGGAAGACACAGCGGGAGGCCGAGCCACCGACACAACCTGCCACAAGTTTTACCGGATGACTTGAGAatgtattaataataataataaaaaaaaaacatcttttgcgtgtcagaaaaacaaatgttatcCTTTCAGAGTTGCATTCATTTCACAAATATGTTTCGATCTGCTTTTGAGTTCTACTTTCTTGCACCGTCACTTGGCTGCATTGTACAAAATATCCTTCCACCCCAAGAGGACTGACAGGACAGTCTGCACCCCACGCCAATAAAGCCGGGACCATGCCGTAACGGTCACGGTGACTGGtagaatgtaaatgtaaagtcACCAGCTTCCGGTGGCTTCTGCTGCAAGTCATCACTATCAACTGACTGTTCAACTCAGTGTCATTATTAATTATCATATTGTGTATTAAAATAACTAATCGTTCAATTTGTTGGGTAGGTATCGAACATAAGTATGGCTTTTCAGCATATCTGGAGTTTTTGATCTGCAGAGGAGGATTCGTTTGAAGACAAACTATGATGTGTTTTGAACATTATTGCATGCTTTTTCATTTAATGTACATGTGAAGGTTCTGcgaatgtggtgtgtgtgcgtgaagcATGTGTTCATTGTATGCCACTTTAAGGAACTCACTAtttctttttaatgtaaaaaaaacaaaacaaaacaaaacacattactGTATTTTGTCAGGTAATTCAATATCGCAATAAAAATTGCAATATCTGTTCATAGTGTTGTCACATCCAGTTTTGTATTGCAGCGTGGGATTGTCAGTGTTGTAATTTGGTGTCATTAAAATAACTCGCCACCGAGGGGCAGCAAATTACAACCTCAACACGTCAATCTATTCTCTCTAATTCTGCCTTCAAATTCAGCCACTGATCTGTGTTGTTTATTCGAGGTTTGTCAGTCAAACGAGAACATGCAAGAatgattatgtttatttttctgtttaatcCGGTTAATTTTCATTGCATGATGTGTGAAAATAAGCGTCGTTCTCATTTTGTGCACTCACTCAGGAAGCACAAAAACCGAATCAGCATTACAACagaattcatttatttccatgtcTGTTGAaaaaacctgctttaaaaaacaCTTGTACATTTGACCTTAAAAAGACTAAAGTTAATATTGTCCACATGCAAAACAATATTCATCTCTGCTATTATCTCTGCAATAGACTGATGGAAAATgacaagaagagagaaaatcatTTTGTTCTGCTTTATAGACATTATGACTTGGATATGTTTATAGCGATGTGCCACCATAACGTAATATTGCACATTTGTTTGAAAGCATTCAGTGATGTTCTCCAGCACAAACTAGTTCATTTTTGTCATCATGTCCATCAGCTTTTagcgattaaaaaaaaaaaaaaagagtccaatGCACTTTTTAATTGGCACATTATGGTTCTCGATCTATTCCAGAGGTCCCGCTTTATTGGCTAGAACaaactgtttttgattttgattgacaTTTAAGTTGTGTTTTCTTATCTGACGCCGCCTCCCAGTTTGTCCAGCACTGCCAGGCCTCTCTCCAGGTACTCGGCCCGGCTCAGCCAGAAGGAGTCCTTGTCTTTCATGATGTTGGCCAGCACGGCGCCGCCCAGGAACACCATGTGTTTACGCCGGGGAGGGTCCTCGATGCGGATCTTAAACTTCTGCAAAAGTGAAGCGAAGGAGGGACCGGGACAGCAGAGATATGTTTTTTTACAACTCGTACATTCCCTCTTTTGTGAGTGtgagctctgtgtctttgtaaatgtgtgtctctgtgttacGGCTACAAAGAAAACACCTGTTACAAATACCAAAGCAAAAAACACCAGTGTAATACTAGATAATAATGGTGTTAACATGCTAGTTTTCCCATTACTGAGATAAACGTTGCCTACCAACATTGTGATACCTGTTTTTCCTGTCAATGCAATCTTTTTTACTTCACTGGGTTTCATTTGCTTTCAGAGATGTAACAGAACTGATCACCAAAATCCAAATTAAATGCAAAACTGTTACTGAgtcacagatttttgttattgaCTATGGTGCCGCATCTAAAAATGATCATGCAAGGGGAAGGTCTTTGTAAATGGCTGGCACTTGAGAAATTTCAACCTTGCTGTTAATGAACTAAAACCCACTAATGTGGAGGTTACAGCATTAACAGGAGtacaaattattaatttataatGGTGGCTACCTTTTATTGAATTAAATCAGTTCCAATCTATTCAGTTTGCCTATATTGTAATTATAAAATGCCGCAGGACAATGAAAAAAGTGTTggaaaatatattaatttattataatgGAAAATTCATTACATTAACCTTATGGATATTATGCCACTGTTAGCTGGAGATTGCTGTTACCTTAATGGTTTGTTACATAATTGTGAAGTTATTATGTTAACAGTTGTATAACACCTTATTCAACATCCTGGTGCCTCTGTGGCtcaaggcaaacacacacacacacacacacacacacacacacacactgagtcacaaCAATGTGGATTTGAATTTGGCTCATGATCTATGTTGGATGCTTTCCCTTATAACACTCTCATCTTTCCTGTCTATCTTCACTGTACGCGCTCCAGAAATACCACAAACAACGTCATAAATCATGTTGACAAGCTCTTACCGAGAGTTTCTGAGTGTCTCCGTTCAGCACCCTCTCCAGGTAGAGCTGCTTGATCTCCCTCTCCAGCCTGGATGGCAGGCCGGGGTACATGGTGGTGCCTCCTGACAGCACGATGTGCTTATAGAAGTCTGCCCTGCATTGGGAAAACACAAGGTAGACGGGAACATTATCCATCTTATTTGTTTACATCCTGGTCTATCTTCCATTATATCAAGACAGAGGATGAGGCGCACCGTGCATCACTTGTGTGACCTGAGGCCAAGTCGCATAAATAAGTTTAAAACGAGTCTCTGCCTTAGTTTGGCCTGGGATTATCAAGTTAGACTTGTCTTTACTGAGCCTGTCTGTTGCATTAATATTAAGACTGACTTGATGTGAGGTAGGAAAGCTAACCGCCTCTTCCACCTGGCCGAGCCTCAGGTGAGAgctttgttgctatggtaacagtCTGTAAGCACATCAGGTAGAAGACACAGTGACAGGTGCGTTTTTCAACTGAAAGCTGTAGGCCTACACGCCAGCAACTACCTTCCTGCCTTCGATCTGCAAAGCACATGAAAGCAGTGCTATTTATTAGTTAAAAATCTTAGGTCTTTCACTGTTTAATTGAAGGTTTTATCAGATCAAATGAAAGTTGCACGTGTGCAGTACCGATCGGGCAGTAGGTAACGTCAGCTATTGATCAGGTAGTGACAATGCTGTTTACTTTTTTAGCTATTTTTTCCCATAACTTGGTGTCACTTGAGATTGCTGTTAAGTTgatgaaaactattttttctcctctgtaaaGTGTCTCATTTCGCCCATAATGCATTGTGTGACAGGCTATCTAAGTCAGTCTTACATTAGGGGAGGCTTTATGCAATAAATTTAAGTGTCTACAGCAAGTCTGACTTAAAGTTATGCTTAAGTCAAAGACTCAGCATAACAACATTCCTGCTGCGAGGTTTATGGTCACAGTTTGAGGTTTTTGGTGAAGAGTTGCAGTGCAGCGATGAGTGTGGCACCTGAGGTCGATGTCGGCGGCCTGGATGGTGTTGAACAGGAGCTCGGCCACTCCCGCTCCCTCCACGTTGATGAGGTGGGGCTGGAAGAGAGCCTCGGGGGCCCCGAACCTCTCGCCACCCACCATCACCTGCCGGCCGTCAGGGAGCTGCAGCGAGACAGGAAACAGATAAAGTGGCATCTGTCAATCAAAACCGTGTGCGCGGGACTGTGACTGGGTCCTTGGATTTTCTTGTTGATGGAGtgtgagtttctgtaggtggcgctcttgtCTTTGTTTAGTCTatgttaactacccagttcttgtGCTGTTTATTACCAactcctgttgctgctgcagaaaacacaaaaatgcatctcTATCActtctgtgtgtgagaggcttttttcctgtgttttgaatagaaaatgtaaaaactttcaTGATGATTTATATAAGAATGTcatggattattactttaaatatTGTAAGAAAAATACTTGTTTAAAtggctgaaaaatgtttttaataccTCTATGATGATcaatttttctgtgtttccataATCCACAGAGGAGTTCCCTTTGGCTTTACTCCGTATTTGCTCATCTGATTTTTTTAGCCCTTGGACCACATGTACCTTATTATTACAAAAACTCACTAGCAGCagtctatttattattattattattattattattattttaaaattttaataaacaaaaattcATTTTGGGCGTGATGAGCAGAGCAGGCTTTACTAAATTCTAAGTTTAGTAAACTATAGTAAACTAACTTCCAAATACATTCCTTACTGTGTATGACTCCACCAGGACGGTGGTCTCTGTGGCCAGGCGCTGCTCCTGCTCGATGTTGTATCCCACGTAGCACAGCTTCTCCTTCAACATGCGCACGGTCTCAAAGTCAGCCGTGTGGTTGAAGGCGTAACCtcgcaggagcagcagctgatggaggcacgataaaaaaaatgactggttAAAGCTGAGATTAAAAGAAGCGATATCgaaacacattttctgacatGAATGTACTTTAACATCCCAAACCAAAGTGTATATCATATT encodes:
- the LOC115377105 gene encoding actin-related protein 2, which produces MDSEGRKVVVCDNGTGFVKCGFAGSNFPDHIFPAMVGRPIIRSTTKVGNIEIKDLMVGEEASECRSMLEVSYPMDNGMVRCWEDMLHLWDYTFGPDRLDISPPDCKVLLTEPPMNPIKNREKIAEVMFETYQFHGIYVAIQAVLTLYAQGLLTGVVVDSGDGVTHICPVYEGFSLPHLTRRLDIAGRDITRYLIKLLLLRGYAFNHTADFETVRMLKEKLCYVGYNIEQEQRLATETTVLVESYTLPDGRQVMVGGERFGAPEALFQPHLINVEGAGVAELLFNTIQAADIDLRADFYKHIVLSGGTTMYPGLPSRLEREIKQLYLERVLNGDTQKLSKFKIRIEDPPRRKHMVFLGGAVLANIMKDKDSFWLSRAEYLERGLAVLDKLGGGVR